A single region of the Cucumis melo cultivar AY chromosome 3, USDA_Cmelo_AY_1.0, whole genome shotgun sequence genome encodes:
- the LOC103488345 gene encoding U-box domain-containing protein 12-like: MAKCHSNTIGSVAVHGISGANAPTRHFRFCTSFSGAAFRRRIYDAVSCGGSSRYRHRYKDEIMDEDPTMGNGSVSRDLKEQEEEKPRKQKLGNGKSEKLVDLLNLADSVELENEAETRRKEEELKELKHTVKDLQAEDLGKRKSAASSVRLMAKEDLVIRGTLALLGAIPPLVAMLDLEDEQSQIAALYALLNLGIGNNANKAAIVKVGVIHKMLKLIKLETTSNSSVTEAIIANFLGLSALDSNKAVIGSSGAIPFLVKSLQSTHCKISDQARQDALRALFNLSIASSNIPIILETDLIPFLLNMLGDMEVSERILSILSNVVSTPEGRRAISIVPDAFPILVDVLNWTDSPGCQEKGSYVLMVMAHKLYGERQTMVEAGLVSASLELTLLGSALAQKRASRILECLRYDKGKQVSESFGGNLGGAAVSAPIIGTSSNCNIDSKICVEESEEAMSMEKKAVKQLVQQSLQYNMRKIVKRANLPQDFVPSEHFKSLTTSSTSKSLPF; the protein is encoded by the exons ATGGCCAAGTGTCATTCCAACACCATCGGATCAGTCGCTGTCCATGGAATCTCCGGCGCCAATGCACCTACTAGACACTTCCGATTCTGTACTTCCTTTTCTGGAGCTGCATTTCGCCGTAGAATCTACGACGCTGTTAGTTGCGGTGGGAGTTCTCGGTATCGCCACCGGTACAAGGATGAAATAATGGATGAAGACCCCACCATGGGGAACGGATCGGTTTCTAGGGATTTGAAGGAGCAGGAGGAGGAGAAACCGAGGAAACAGAAATTGGGCAATGGAAAATCCGAGAAGCTCGTGGATCTTTTGAATTTGGCTGACTCAGTGGAGCTGGAGAATGAGGCGGAAACGAGGAGAAAGGAGGAGGAATTGAAGGAGTTGAAACACACGGTGAAGGATTTACAGGCGGAGGATTTGGGGAAGCGAAAATCGGCAGCAAGCAGTGTGAGGCTTATGGCGAAGGAGGATTTGGTAATACGAGGGACGCTTGCTCTTCTCGGTGCCATTCCTCCTCTCGTTGCGATGCTTGATTTGGAAGATGAACAATCCCAGATCGCTGCTCTCTACGCACTGCTAAACCTTGGAATCGGCAACAATGC GAACAAGGCAGCAATTGTGAAAGTGGGGGTCATCCACAAAATGTTAAAGCTGATTAAATTAGAGACTACATCAAACTCATCAGTTACAGAAGCAATTATTGCAAACTTCCTCGGTTTGAGCGCACTAGACTCAAATAAGGCTGTAATTGGATCGTCCGGTGCGATTCCCTTCTTAGTCAAATCCCTTCAAAGCACCCACTGTAAAATCAGCGATCAAGCTCGGCAGGATGCTTTAAGGGCGCTCTTCAATCTTTCAATTGCATCATCAAACATCCCAATTATATTAGAAACGGATTTAATCCCATTTCTTCTTAACATGTTGGGCGACATGGAAGTAAGTGAAAGAATCCTTTCAATTTTAAGCAATGTGGTATCTACCCCAGAAGGGAGAAGAGCAATAAGCATTGTTCCAGATGCATTCCCAATATTAGTAGATGTTTTAAACTGGACAGATTCACCTGGGTGTCAAGAAAAAGGATCTTATGTTTTAATGGTGATGGCACACAAGCTGTATGGCGAAAGACAAACAATGGTTGAAGCAGGCCTTGTATCTGCTTCTCTTGAATTAACACTTTTGGGTAGTGCATTGGCTCAGAAAAGGGCATCCAGAATTTTGGAGTGTTTGAGATATGATAAAGGGAAGCAAGTTTCTGAAAGTTTTGGTGGCAATCTTGGTGGTGCTGCTGTGTCTGCTCCCATTATTGGAACTTCTTCAAACTGTAATATAGATTCCAAAATCTGTGTGGAAGAATCTGAAGAAGCCATGAGCATGGAGAAAAAAGCAGTGAAGCAACTAGTACAACAGAGTCTGCAGTACAACATGAGGAAGATTGTGAAGAGGGCCAATTTGCCTCAAGATTTTGTTCCATCAGAGCATTTTAAGTCACTTACAACAAGTTCAACTTCAAAAAGCCTACCATTTTAA